A segment of the Macrobrachium nipponense isolate FS-2020 chromosome 1, ASM1510439v2, whole genome shotgun sequence genome:
CATATACAAAAAGATTTATCAAATCCGAAAGTATCTCTTTCATAGACACCTGAATTATGGATACCTTCTGCGGAAAACTTCGAGAGCATCTCTGCTGTAGACTTGTATGTGCACCCATACTAGGAAAGAAAGTACAAAGCATTTTCTTGCAAATACGTTTGTTGGCATCACTTCTCAAACAGGTTAGGTGCGGCGGGAAGGAGGCTGTCTTTATAAAAGCTCTCCCACAGTGAAAATTCCTATTTAGATTGTATTACCCGGAACATTACTAACCGGTCATAGACTTAACAGCTTAACTTTAAATCGGTTACAAAATGTGACTTAGTCTCCTCTACCTGAAAGACAAGTATATAACATAAACTAAAGAGAAAAGCATCATTGAACTCCGAGCTGTTATAAAGATGAAATAGTTCACATACCTAAGAACAAAGGTGTGTATCGATTTTAAGCTCTTCAGCAGAAAGCGCCAAAAGATATTACCAATACAGTTTTTGAATGACCCTAGTAACAGATATGACTTAAAGTATGAGGCAGGTTGCATATGTACTTTGCACCTTCGATGTATCAGCTACCAGTTTAAAGGGATGAAGATTTGAGGATGATGCACACATAAGCACTTATACATacgtacgtgtatgtatgtatgtatgcgggTGTGCGTTTGCCTGAATTACTTACATAttcattttacttgtttttgatCATGGAAATGGGACCATTATCTCATAATGTAACCAAAATTTCCATCTCCGTCAGGTTGCTCTCCTAGTGGCCTTCACGGCCCTGCTCTTCTGATGTAGGGTAGGGCCATTTTTCGGTTGTTGTTGTCTCTGTATTCAGTTACTACaacattcagttttatttcacGAGGAtgactttttatcattattttcattgtgcTTTCATTACCGTTTTTTCTCTCGCTTCCAGAATGTATTGCAATTATTCTCTCGTgcacataatatttttatttgctggTCCACTTATCCTTAATATCTATTCTTGTCGAGTTGCACATTCGTAATCGctcatttattgtttctttcgCTGATGAAATATCGTTTCCTTCACTAAGttcacttatttctttttatcccaAAGCTTTGAAAGCGGTTTTGGAGGGTTTGGAAGTTTCGGAGGTGGTTTTGGAGGTCTCGGCTCTGGAGGCGGCTTCGGCCACAGGCCATCTGGTGGAGGCTTTGGTTATGGAGGCTTCGGTGGAGGATTTGGAGGTTTCGGACGCAGGCGTTACGGATACAGAGGATAGGAGCCTTCCTTCCAAACCGACAACGCGGAAGGTTTATTGGTCcacgaaaaaaaaatgcaaagaggAAAACGAGACCTGGAACCCTGGAATTGCATCTTTTGTATGGAAGCTCTCCGGCGCAAG
Coding sequences within it:
- the LOC135218864 gene encoding uncharacterized protein LOC135218864, which codes for MSRNLESGDYPRLWKDIQSFNPKTKKLSQRVGKAVDDQAIASCSPSGLHGPALLIFESGFGGFGSFGGGFGGLGSGGGFGHRPSGGGFGYGGFGGGFGGFGRRRYGYRG